A part of Lacinutrix sp. 5H-3-7-4 genomic DNA contains:
- a CDS encoding response regulator, whose translation MSNSLNICIVDDDEIYKFTVVKILESIDFNKKIEVFSDGEEAFSFLLDNIDQPKALPDVILLDINMPVMDGFQFMEEYIKIKPRVGKKITIYMVSSSVDPMDLQKAKGISEISDYIIKPIKRGELKAIISSLRQEGKI comes from the coding sequence ATGAGTAACTCTTTAAACATTTGCATTGTTGATGATGATGAAATTTACAAGTTTACCGTTGTAAAAATTTTAGAATCTATAGATTTTAATAAAAAAATTGAAGTCTTTTCAGATGGAGAAGAAGCATTTTCTTTTTTACTTGATAATATAGATCAACCAAAAGCATTACCAGATGTTATTTTATTAGATATAAATATGCCTGTTATGGATGGCTTCCAGTTTATGGAAGAATACATTAAAATTAAACCAAGAGTAGGTAAGAAAATTACAATTTATATGGTGTCATCATCTGTAGATCCTATGGATTTGCAAAAAGCGAAAGGTATTAGTGAAATTTCCGACTATATTATTAAGCCAATTAAACGTGGTGAATTAAAAGCAATAATTAGTAGTCTTCGCCAAGAAGGAAAAATTTAA
- the ytxJ gene encoding bacillithiol system redox-active protein YtxJ, with protein sequence MGIFNKIFGDSSQPKEEKVLPWIPLTAISQLETIAEKSKSKTQIIFKHSTRCGISRMVMNQFIDAYNLDLNVDLYYLDLLNYRETSNEVGYKFQVMHQSPQLLIIKNGVVVAHASHGAINELELEKFI encoded by the coding sequence ATGGGAATTTTTAATAAAATATTTGGTGACTCATCACAACCAAAAGAAGAAAAGGTATTACCATGGATTCCTTTAACAGCTATTTCCCAACTGGAAACTATAGCAGAAAAATCGAAATCTAAAACACAAATTATATTTAAGCATTCTACACGTTGTGGTATTAGCCGCATGGTAATGAACCAATTTATAGATGCATATAATTTAGATTTAAATGTAGATTTATATTATTTAGATTTATTAAACTATAGGGAAACCTCAAACGAAGTTGGCTATAAGTTTCAGGTCATGCATCAATCTCCACAATTACTTATTATAAAAAATGGAGTAGTAGTAGCTCATGCAAGTCATGGTGCAATTAATGAATTAGAATTAGAAAAGTTTATTTAA
- the fahA gene encoding fumarylacetoacetase has translation MPITANNPDRKSWLHVDKNSDFPIQNIPFGVFLTRDDIITIGTRIGDTAIDLGALHQLGYFEGIPLTDDIFLQDTLNDFIADGRKTWRLVRNRIAEIFDAENDELKDNKKNKETVLFRLDEIEMQLPVQIGDYTDFYSSIEHATNVGTMFRDPDNALLPNWLHIPVGYHGRSSSIIPSGIPVHRPQGQTLPAGETEPVYGPSKLVDFELEMAFITTDANDLGEPIPIEEAEEYIFGLVLFNDWSARDIQKWEYVPLGPFLAKSFASSISPWIVTLDALEPYRVAGPKPLKKQLSYLQQKGKKSFDINLEVAIQPEKAKETVVSRSNFKHMYWSMAQQLTHHTVNGCPLNSGDMMGSGTISGPTPDSYGSMLELSWRGEKPLKMADGTERKFINDNDTVIMRGFCEKDGTRIGFGEVSTKLLPIYKAKK, from the coding sequence ATGCCAATTACTGCTAACAATCCAGATAGAAAATCGTGGCTACACGTTGATAAAAATTCAGATTTTCCAATTCAAAATATTCCTTTTGGAGTCTTTTTAACCAGAGACGATATTATTACTATTGGAACTCGTATTGGCGATACAGCCATAGATTTAGGTGCTTTACACCAACTAGGTTATTTTGAAGGTATCCCATTAACTGATGATATTTTTCTTCAAGATACATTAAATGATTTTATAGCAGATGGCCGTAAAACCTGGCGTTTAGTAAGAAATCGTATTGCAGAGATTTTTGATGCAGAAAATGATGAGTTAAAAGACAATAAAAAAAATAAAGAAACTGTATTATTTCGTTTAGATGAAATTGAAATGCAATTACCAGTTCAAATTGGTGATTACACAGATTTTTACTCGAGTATAGAACATGCTACTAATGTAGGTACTATGTTTAGAGATCCAGATAATGCTTTATTACCAAACTGGTTACATATTCCTGTTGGATATCATGGTAGAAGTTCATCTATTATTCCTTCTGGAATTCCTGTACATAGACCACAAGGTCAAACTTTACCAGCTGGTGAAACAGAACCTGTTTATGGTCCAAGTAAATTAGTAGATTTCGAATTAGAAATGGCATTTATAACCACAGATGCTAACGATTTAGGTGAGCCTATTCCTATTGAAGAGGCCGAAGAGTATATTTTTGGTTTAGTATTATTTAACGATTGGAGTGCAAGAGATATTCAAAAATGGGAATACGTACCGTTAGGTCCATTTTTAGCAAAAAGCTTTGCTTCTTCTATTTCTCCATGGATTGTAACTTTAGATGCCTTAGAGCCTTACAGAGTTGCAGGACCAAAACCATTAAAAAAACAATTATCTTATTTACAGCAAAAAGGTAAAAAGAGTTTTGATATTAACTTAGAAGTTGCAATACAACCAGAAAAAGCCAAAGAAACAGTTGTAAGCCGTTCTAACTTTAAACATATGTATTGGAGTATGGCACAACAATTAACACACCATACTGTAAATGGTTGCCCGTTAAACTCTGGAGACATGATGGGAAGTGGTACTATTTCTGGACCAACACCAGATTCTTATGGCTCTATGTTAGAGTTATCATGGCGTGGTGAAAAACCGTTAAAAATGGCAGATGGCACAGAACGTAAATTTATTAATGATAACGATACAGTTATTATGCGTGGCTTTTGTGAGAAAGATGGTACACGAATTGGGTTTGGAGAAGTATCAACCAAATTATTACCAATATATAAAGCAAAAAAATAG